A single Cnuibacter physcomitrellae DNA region contains:
- a CDS encoding ABC transporter permease, producing the protein MDGLLTFWSRRWDDILQLVLEHLAVVALSIAIASLIGVLIGLLVWNRPIPRSVVIAAAGVALTIPSLALLALITPAFGLGWAPTVFSLVFYSLLPIVRNTVVGLRGVSPAIVEAAKGVGMSPLAVLLRIQLPIAWPVILTGVRVAAQLTIGIAAIAAYVAGPGLGQFIFQGLSSLGSKNALNYALTGTLGVVILALLVDGLFVLITRYSTSRGLRA; encoded by the coding sequence GTGGACGGTCTGTTGACGTTCTGGTCACGTCGCTGGGATGACATCCTGCAGCTGGTGCTGGAGCACCTCGCGGTCGTCGCCCTCTCCATCGCGATCGCCTCCCTCATCGGCGTGCTGATCGGCCTCCTGGTGTGGAACCGGCCGATCCCGCGCTCGGTCGTGATCGCTGCCGCGGGAGTCGCTCTGACCATCCCGTCGCTCGCCCTGCTGGCGCTCATCACCCCGGCCTTCGGGCTCGGCTGGGCACCCACGGTGTTCTCGCTCGTCTTCTACTCGCTGCTCCCGATCGTGCGGAACACGGTCGTCGGACTGCGTGGGGTGTCGCCGGCCATCGTCGAGGCGGCGAAGGGCGTCGGGATGAGCCCGCTGGCCGTCCTGCTCCGCATCCAGCTCCCCATCGCCTGGCCCGTGATCCTCACCGGCGTCCGGGTGGCCGCGCAGCTCACGATCGGCATCGCCGCCATCGCCGCCTACGTCGCCGGCCCCGGGCTCGGGCAGTTCATCTTCCAGGGCCTGTCGTCCCTCGGATCGAAGAACGCCCTCAACTACGCGCTCACCGGGACGCTCGGCGTCGTCATCCTGGCCCTCCTCGTCGACGGCCTGTTCGTCCTCATCACCCGCTACAGCACCTCAAGGGGGCTCCGTGCCTGA